One Paraburkholderia aromaticivorans genomic region harbors:
- a CDS encoding (2Fe-2S)-binding protein codes for MIVCVCKSVSDRKIRASIEDGMDSFDELQFELGVASCCGKCADSVRDVMMKSGVCASRCGFEHHPQAVPLTFYERKAA; via the coding sequence ATGATTGTCTGTGTCTGCAAGTCTGTTTCTGACCGAAAGATCCGTGCTTCGATCGAGGACGGCATGGATTCGTTCGACGAGCTTCAGTTCGAACTCGGCGTCGCGTCCTGCTGTGGCAAGTGCGCGGATTCCGTGCGCGACGTCATGATGAAAAGCGGCGTCTGCGCGAGCCGCTGTGGTTTCGAGCATCACCCTCAGGCCGTACCGCTGACGTTTTACGAACGCAAGGCGGCCTAA
- a CDS encoding ExbD/TolR family protein, which translates to MAMSPFAGDDDDGLMNEINMTPLVDVMLVLLIVFMVTIPVIRHAVKIDLPHASSQKEDTKPAQVTVAVDANGNVTWDDKKVDEAALSAKIAEAAQANPQPELHLDADRKVPYEKVAEVMAAAQAGGLTKIGFVTQPKSR; encoded by the coding sequence ATGGCAATGAGCCCCTTCGCCGGCGACGATGACGACGGCCTGATGAACGAAATCAACATGACGCCGCTCGTCGACGTGATGTTGGTTCTCCTGATCGTCTTTATGGTGACGATTCCGGTGATTCGTCACGCGGTCAAAATCGATCTGCCGCACGCAAGCAGTCAGAAGGAAGACACCAAGCCCGCGCAAGTCACGGTCGCGGTCGACGCGAACGGCAACGTCACGTGGGACGACAAGAAGGTCGACGAAGCCGCGCTGAGCGCGAAGATCGCGGAAGCCGCGCAAGCGAACCCGCAACCCGAGTTGCATCTGGACGCGGACCGCAAGGTTCCGTACGAGAAAGTGGCGGAAGTGATGGCGGCCGCGCAGGCCGGCGGCCTCACGAAGATCGGCTTCGTGACACAACCGAAAAGCAGGTAA
- a CDS encoding LysR family transcriptional regulator, whose amino-acid sequence MKIDSHNLNDLMYFSQVVEHGGFSAAERVLGISKSRLSRRLTELEASLGVRLLQRSTRKLALTEAGQLFYQHCQAMLSEAQAAVNVVQQLRSSPRGTVRVSVPVTISQTILSQILPEFMHRYPEVRVVMRVTNRVVDLFEDSIDVALRVRSDPPENANIVVRPLWRTQQMLVGAPSLLQQNAPPLLPADLDGFETLDVPTGDGRHVYNLIAPDGTRHAHEHEPRLVTADLMTIREAVLAGVGIAALPEMMYGAALRAGQLSPVMPGWTFPTPQLYAVFVSRQGMVPAVRAFVDYLVEMLDPDDGKHIMGECPAREEKAAAAQPMFAIAP is encoded by the coding sequence ATGAAGATCGATTCACATAATCTGAATGACCTGATGTATTTTTCGCAGGTCGTTGAACATGGCGGGTTTTCCGCCGCCGAACGCGTGCTGGGGATTTCCAAGTCGCGGCTGTCGCGCCGGCTGACCGAGCTGGAGGCGTCGCTCGGCGTGCGACTGCTGCAGCGATCCACGCGCAAGCTGGCACTGACCGAAGCCGGTCAACTGTTCTATCAGCATTGTCAGGCGATGCTGAGCGAGGCGCAGGCGGCCGTCAACGTCGTCCAGCAACTGCGCTCGTCGCCGCGCGGCACGGTGCGCGTCAGCGTGCCGGTCACGATCTCGCAGACCATCCTGTCGCAGATCCTGCCGGAATTCATGCATCGCTATCCGGAAGTGCGCGTGGTGATGCGCGTGACGAACCGCGTGGTCGATCTGTTCGAGGATTCGATCGACGTCGCGCTGCGCGTGCGTTCCGATCCGCCCGAAAACGCCAACATCGTCGTGCGGCCGCTGTGGCGCACGCAGCAGATGCTGGTCGGCGCGCCGAGCCTGTTGCAACAGAACGCGCCGCCGTTGCTGCCGGCCGATCTGGACGGTTTCGAAACGCTCGACGTGCCGACCGGCGACGGACGCCACGTCTACAACCTGATCGCGCCCGACGGCACGCGTCATGCGCACGAACACGAGCCGCGCCTCGTGACCGCCGATCTGATGACGATTCGTGAAGCGGTGCTCGCCGGCGTCGGTATCGCGGCGCTGCCGGAGATGATGTATGGCGCCGCGCTGCGAGCCGGGCAATTGTCGCCGGTCATGCCGGGCTGGACCTTTCCGACGCCGCAGTTGTACGCCGTATTCGTGTCGCGGCAGGGGATGGTGCCGGCCGTGCGCGCGTTTGTCGATTATCTGGTCGAGATGCTCGATCCCGACGACGGTAAACACATCATGGGCGAGTGTCCCGCGCGCGAGGAAAAGGCCGCTGCCGCGCAGCCGATGTTCGCGATCGCGCCATAG
- a CDS encoding energy transducer TonB — protein MPASHTASASVMPALSTRPNSRVLTATAVVAAIHVALLAVVMTLRHEPVQPALESRVMTAQLLPPAPVAAPVAIQSIAPPPPTPTPPVRTKPKVQPKPTPTPKPTPTPLPVAAAPSPTPVAAPDPTPPAPAAPVAPPTPAAPAIGRQTMEISAPKDISHLTCNIAKPDYPALSRRRGETGTVIVSLVVGVTGKFENVALKKSSGFSRLDEAALDAVRASACKPYLENGQPVRVPTSQPYVFNLND, from the coding sequence ATGCCGGCTTCGCATACCGCTTCAGCCAGCGTCATGCCGGCTTTGTCTACCCGACCGAACTCGCGCGTCCTGACCGCAACCGCCGTGGTTGCAGCGATTCACGTCGCGCTGCTTGCCGTGGTGATGACCTTGCGTCATGAGCCCGTGCAACCGGCCCTCGAATCGCGCGTCATGACCGCGCAGTTGCTGCCGCCGGCGCCGGTCGCCGCGCCGGTCGCGATTCAATCGATCGCGCCGCCGCCACCCACGCCGACGCCGCCGGTTCGTACCAAGCCGAAGGTCCAGCCGAAGCCGACTCCGACCCCCAAGCCGACGCCTACACCTCTACCGGTGGCGGCCGCACCGTCGCCGACGCCCGTTGCCGCACCCGATCCGACGCCGCCCGCGCCGGCCGCACCCGTTGCGCCGCCGACGCCTGCTGCTCCGGCGATCGGCCGTCAGACGATGGAGATCAGCGCGCCAAAAGACATTTCGCACCTCACGTGCAATATCGCCAAACCTGACTACCCGGCGCTGTCCAGGCGCCGCGGCGAGACTGGCACGGTGATCGTGAGTCTCGTGGTCGGCGTGACTGGCAAGTTCGAAAACGTCGCTCTGAAAAAGAGCAGCGGTTTCAGCCGCCTCGACGAGGCCGCGCTCGACGCAGTGCGCGCGAGCGCCTGCAAACCTTATCTTGAGAACGGGCAGCCGGTACGGGTCCCGACCAGCCAGCCTTACGTCTTCAATCTGAACGATTGA
- a CDS encoding MotA/TolQ/ExbB proton channel family protein, whose amino-acid sequence MQNYGLAHVWTQGDFVTRGIALALLIMSVMSWSVIVIKGWNVMRLNRLTKNAEQAFWHSDDLADGVKKLGAGSSTPQDNPFLALALSGQEAADHHHQTQPHLHDRMDVSDWVTRCLKDTMDESVARMQSGLAILASIGSTAPFVGLFGTVWGIYHALLAIGASGQSSIDQVAGPVGEALIMTAFGLFVAIPAVLGYNALTRANKAVVAKLSRFAHGLHAFFVTGARLSSSKRGDGLRLATRTN is encoded by the coding sequence ATGCAGAACTACGGACTGGCGCACGTCTGGACGCAAGGGGATTTCGTGACGCGCGGCATCGCGCTCGCGCTGTTGATCATGTCGGTCATGTCGTGGAGCGTGATTGTCATCAAAGGCTGGAATGTGATGCGCCTGAACCGCCTCACGAAGAATGCCGAGCAGGCGTTCTGGCATTCCGACGATCTCGCCGACGGCGTGAAGAAGCTCGGCGCCGGCTCGTCGACGCCGCAGGACAATCCGTTCCTCGCGCTGGCGCTGTCGGGCCAGGAAGCGGCCGATCACCATCATCAGACGCAGCCGCATCTGCATGACCGCATGGATGTGTCGGACTGGGTCACGCGCTGCCTGAAGGACACGATGGACGAAAGCGTCGCGCGCATGCAGAGCGGTCTCGCGATTCTCGCGTCGATCGGCAGCACGGCGCCGTTCGTCGGCCTGTTTGGCACGGTGTGGGGCATCTATCATGCGCTGCTGGCCATCGGCGCAAGCGGCCAGTCGTCGATCGATCAGGTCGCCGGCCCGGTTGGTGAAGCGTTGATCATGACCGCGTTCGGCCTGTTCGTCGCGATTCCGGCAGTGCTCGGCTACAACGCACTGACGCGCGCCAACAAGGCGGTGGTCGCCAAACTGAGCCGCTTTGCGCATGGCCTGCATGCATTCTTCGTGACGGGCGCGCGCCTGTCGTCGTCCAAGCGCGGCGACGGCTTGCGTCTCGCCACACGCACGAACTGA